A stretch of Apodemus sylvaticus chromosome 18, mApoSyl1.1, whole genome shotgun sequence DNA encodes these proteins:
- the Tcim gene encoding transcriptional and immune response regulator — MKAKPSHQAASMSSSLRVSPSIHGYHFDTAARKKAVGNIFENIDQESLQRLFRNSGDKKAEERAKIIFAIDQDLEEKTRALMALKKRTKDKLLQFLKLRKYSIKVH, encoded by the coding sequence AtgaaagccaagccaagccaccaAGCCGCCAGCATGTCCTCGTCTCTTCGAGTAAGCCCGTCCATCCACGGTTACCACTTCGACACAGCTGCTCGCAAGAAAGCTGTGGGCAACATCTTTGAGAACATAGACCAGGAGTCCCTGCAGAGGCTCTTCAGGAACTCCGGAGACAAGAAGGCAGAGGAGCGGGCCAAGATCATTTTTGCCATCGACCAAGATCTGGAGGAGAAAACTCGAGCCCTCATGGCCCTGAAGAAGAGGACCAAAGACAAACTTCTCCAGTTTCTCAAACTGCGGAAATATTCCATCAAGGTACACTGA